The Sphaerospermopsis torques-reginae ITEP-024 genome has a window encoding:
- a CDS encoding sterol desaturase family protein, producing MLPIITEFTILTLVIFFSLSLRYLIVSFLLYWLLWIRRPKSWENRRLQDINRRKNKISTEIKWSILSCLIFSPLVALTMKIIETGHTKVYFDPLEYGWLYLPLSLFIYLFLHDTYFYWTHFWLHKPKMYRRFHKVHHESINPTPWTSFCFDPFESIIQAIIIPILLLIIPIHISMVVLLLILMTLFGVINHTGYEVYPSSWMLGFWNQYWITPTHHTLHHHKFNCNYGLYFRFWDKLMKTDVMNN from the coding sequence ATGCTACCTATAATTACGGAATTTACTATTTTGACTTTAGTCATATTTTTTTCTCTTTCCCTGCGATACCTGATTGTATCTTTTTTACTATATTGGTTGCTGTGGATTCGCAGACCAAAGTCTTGGGAAAATCGTCGTCTTCAAGATATCAATAGACGCAAGAACAAAATCTCCACTGAAATTAAATGGTCAATTTTATCCTGTCTTATTTTTTCACCTCTAGTTGCTTTGACGATGAAAATAATAGAAACGGGACATACCAAAGTTTATTTTGATCCTCTAGAATATGGGTGGTTATATTTACCTTTAAGCTTGTTTATATATTTGTTTTTGCACGATACTTATTTTTATTGGACACATTTCTGGTTACATAAACCTAAAATGTATCGGCGGTTTCATAAGGTTCATCATGAATCTATTAACCCAACACCCTGGACTTCCTTTTGCTTTGATCCATTTGAGAGCATAATTCAAGCAATTATTATTCCCATTTTGCTTTTGATCATTCCCATTCACATTAGTATGGTAGTTTTGTTATTGATATTGATGACATTATTTGGCGTGATTAATCACACAGGTTATGAGGTTTACCCAAGTTCCTGGATGCTGGGTTTTTGGAATCAATATTGGATTACACCTACCCATCACACATTGCATCATCACAAGTTTAATTGCAATTATGGTCTTTATTTTCGCTTTTGGGATAAGTTGATG